The Nitrospirota bacterium DNA segment TTTACGTATCTCGTCATGGCTACTCGAGCTGCCTCGATCTGCCTGCCTGAAATCCAGCCTGGTTCAAGGGATTTGAGTCCATACTCTCCAAAAGATATATCAGAACCCCTGTATGCCTTTCCATGCATACGGCCTTTCTGCATTTTTCTAAACTTTACTTTCTTGGGCATTAACATAAGGCTTTTCTCCTAAGCAGTTCCTTCCTTTGGACTTCCTTCTGAAAGGACTTCGCCTCTATAGATCCAGACCTTAATACCTATAGCACCATAGGTTGTCCTTGCCTCAGTAAATCCAAATTCTATATCAGCCCTGAATGTATGAAGGGGAACCCTTCCCTCTCTGTACCATTCAGACCTTGCTATTTCAGCACCAGCAAGCCGGCCATTGCAGGCAACCTTTATACCGTGAGCCCCAAAACGCATGGCTGACGCAACTGCCTTTTTCATTGCCCTTCTGAAGGCAACTCTCTTTTCAAGCTGCAGGGCGATATTCTCTGCCACAAGCTGGGCATCAATCTCAGGCTTTCTTATTTCCTTTATATCAATACTGACCTGTCTTGCTGTCATGGCTTCAAGATCTTTCCTTAATTTGTCAACCTCAGCACCCTTTTTACCAATAATAATGCCTGGCCTTGCAGTGTGTATTATTATCCTCGCCTTCTGCCCGGCCCTTTCTATCTCTACCCTGGGGACACCAGCGTGAAAAAGCTTCTCTTTAATAAGTTTTCGCATTGCCAGATCCTCATGGAGAAGTTCAACGTATCCTTTTTTTGCAAACCATCTCGAGTCCCAGGTTTTTATTATCCCTAATCTGTTTCCGATGGGATGTGTCTTATGTCCCAAAACTACCTCCTATGAATCAGTTAAAAGTTTAGAGTTAGGAGTTAAGAGTTAAAAATGGCATAACTTTTCACTTTCAACTTTTAACTTTCAACTTCTCACTTTCTTCTAACACTAATGTTATATGACTCATCTTTTTCTTTATTATATTAGCCCTGCCCATAGCGCGGGGCATAACCCTCTTCATTGAGGGCCCCTGATCAACATATGCCTTTACTATCCTCATTGCATCGGGGTCCTGAACTTTTTTCTGCTCAGCATTGGCCATAGCAGACTTTAAAACCTTAGCGACTGTCCTGGCAGAACGATGGGGCATAAACTTTAGAGTCTGAATTGCCTCCCCTGCCTTTTTCCCCTTTATTAAATCAATAACCCTTCTCACTTTCCTCGGGGCAATTATTGCATATCTTAACACTGCCTTAGATTCCGCCATGTTTAACCTTTAACCGACGTCGTCTTTTCAGAGCCAGAATGACTCTTAAAGGTTCTTGTAGGTGAAAATTCTCCAAGTTTATGGCCAACCATGTTTTCAGTTATGTAAACAGGGATAAATTTTCTGCCATTATGTACAGCTACAGTACAGCCTATAAATTCTGGCAGTATGGTAGACCTTCTCGACCAGGTTTTGATTACCCTCTTCTCTCCTGATGCACTCATCATCTGCATCTGTTTGAGAAGTTTTGAATCCACAAAAGGCCCTTTTTTTAATGATCTCGGCAAAACAAATTCCTCCTTAAAGCTACTTCCTTCGTTTTATGATAAACCTATCAGTCCTCTTATTTTTTCTTGTCTTTACGCCCTCCGGCTTACCCCACGGAGAAACAGGGGGTCTGCCACCAGAGCTTTTACCTTCACCGCCACCCAGGGGGTGATCTATTGGATTCATGGCAACTCCTCTCACAATAGGTCTTTTCCCAAGCCAGCGTCTTCTGCCTGCCTTTCCAATGGATATATTTTCCCGATCCACATTGCCGACCTGCCCTATTGTAGCCATGCACCCTGAAGAGACTAATCTAACCTCCCCTGAAGAAAGCCTCACATGACAAATGTCCCCCTCTTTTGCAAGAAGCTGAGCATAAGCTCCTGCGCTCCTTGCAAGTTTGCCACCCTGACCAGGCCAGAGCTCAATATTATGAATTACTGTACCGAGTGGTATAGCCTTCATCGGCAGGGTATTGCCTGCTTTTATATCCGCTCCTTCACCTGATAATAAAGAATCTCCGACACTGATGCCCAGTGGCGCAAGTATATACCTTTTCTCGCCATCCGCATATTTAAGCAGCGCAATCCTTGTAGACCTGTTAGGGTCATACTGTATAGATTCTACAATGGCTGG contains these protein-coding regions:
- the rpsC gene encoding 30S ribosomal protein S3 — protein: MGHKTHPIGNRLGIIKTWDSRWFAKKGYVELLHEDLAMRKLIKEKLFHAGVPRVEIERAGQKARIIIHTARPGIIIGKKGAEVDKLRKDLEAMTARQVSIDIKEIRKPEIDAQLVAENIALQLEKRVAFRRAMKKAVASAMRFGAHGIKVACNGRLAGAEIARSEWYREGRVPLHTFRADIEFGFTEARTTYGAIGIKVWIYRGEVLSEGSPKEGTA
- the rplV gene encoding 50S ribosomal protein L22, which produces MAESKAVLRYAIIAPRKVRRVIDLIKGKKAGEAIQTLKFMPHRSARTVAKVLKSAMANAEQKKVQDPDAMRIVKAYVDQGPSMKRVMPRAMGRANIIKKKMSHITLVLEESEKLKVKS
- the rpsS gene encoding 30S ribosomal protein S19 translates to MPRSLKKGPFVDSKLLKQMQMMSASGEKRVIKTWSRRSTILPEFIGCTVAVHNGRKFIPVYITENMVGHKLGEFSPTRTFKSHSGSEKTTSVKG
- the rplB gene encoding 50S ribosomal protein L2 → MAIKLYKPTSPGQRFKSSSDFSDLTEKKPYKPLLRPLKSSGGRNNTGCVTVWHRGGGHKRAYRIIDFKRDKVGIPAIVESIQYDPNRSTRIALLKYADGEKRYILAPLGISVGDSLLSGEGADIKAGNTLPMKAIPLGTVIHNIELWPGQGGKLARSAGAYAQLLAKEGDICHVRLSSGEVRLVSSGCMATIGQVGNVDRENISIGKAGRRRWLGKRPIVRGVAMNPIDHPLGGGEGKSSGGRPPVSPWGKPEGVKTRKNKRTDRFIIKRRK